One Thermoanaerobaculum aquaticum genomic window, GCTTTCTGCAGACTTCCCGGGAGCCATGGCGGTTCCCTGCCCGCCGGCGGTTGACGAGGGAAGGCCGTGAAGCTGGGTGGGTTGGCCCTGGGGCTTTTGGCCGCTTCGGCCCTGGCACAGCCGGCCACCCGGGTGGTGGACTCCCTCCCCTTTTCCCTGGAAGGGCAGTGGTGGTTCCGGACCGGCCATGACCCCGCATGGTCTTCGCCGTTCCGGGAAAAAACCCACTGGCAGGCGATCCAGGTCCCGGGGCCGTGGGAAAGGCAAGGTTTTTCAGGCTACAACGGGCACGCCTGGTACCGCCTCACCTTTCAGCTTCCCAGCCGGTTTTCCGGCGAAAGCTTAGGGGTGGATCTGGGGACGCTGGGGGACGTGGACGAGGTTTTCCTCAACGGGCAGCGCATTGGTGAAAGCGGCGCCTTTCCTCCCACCTACGACCCAGCCACCCTGCAACGGCGGATTTACCGCCTACCCCGGGCTAGCTTGCGTTTTGGCGAGTTTAACGAGCTGGCCGTTCACGTGTACAACGAGTGGCGGTTCGGCGGTTTCCTTGGCCCCCCGCCGGTGCTGGACCGGTACGAAAGGCTGCTGGCCAACCAAACGGCCCGGGACGTGGTGTTTTGGGTGGGCGCAACAGTTTTGGGCGTGCTGGCCCTGCTCCACGGTTTGATTTCGCTCTTTTACGGTGGGGGACGGGAACAGTGGCCGTGGATTGGCTTTTTGGTGAGCTTCGGGCTTTACCAGGTCACCTATGCCGGCTTTGGCCCTAGTTTGTTCTTTTCACCGGGCCTGGCCTTTCGTCTCAACGTGGTGTTTTTGCTCTTGAGCGTGGGGCTTTTCCCTTTGGTGCTAGCCACCGTGTTTGCCCGTCCGGCTCCCACGCTGGCTCTAGTGTTTGCCAGCGTCATGGGGGTGGGATCGGGTTTTGCCTTGCTTTGGCGCCGTGCTGCCGATCTCTAACTCTGGGTTTACCTGGCTGAAGCGGGGATCGTGGTCATTGTGGTCCTCGCCCTTTGGCTGATTTTGCAACGAAGGCGGGCCCAACAGGCTTTCTCGTGGCCTTTGATCTTCACCGCATCGTTTTTCTTCGTCACCGTCTTGGCTGATGTGGCCGTGGACCTCTCCCTGCTCCCCCGACCCAACATTCCGGCCGTGGTTTTGTACTCCGCGGTGGGTGTGCTTCCGTTTGCTTTCACCCTGTCTTTTACCCTCACCACGAGGTGGGCTCGGCTCCACGCGGCTAGCCTTCTGCCGCACCTGGGCCTTTTGCCGTGGACAACGTTTACCCACGAGGTGCAGAAACGCCTGGGCACCTCCCCACCCTCGCCCTTTGCCCTGGCCCTGGTGAGGTTTTCCACAGCAGCCGGCACCCCGGTGGATGTAGAAACGGTAGTTTCTCGGCTACGAACTCACTTGCGGCACTGCGACCTGTTGGCCCGTTACTCCCGGAAAACCGTGGCCATCCTGCTGGACGAACAAGACGAAAGGGAAGCGTTGGCGTACGTGGAGCGCGTGCGGCGTGCGTTACGGCAGCTCCCCGATCGACTCTTGCTGCGACCCACCGCAGGACTTGCCGCCTTCAAACCCGGGCGTTACGCCACGGCCGAAGAGCTGGTGAAGGCCGCCGAGGCCGCCCTGTACGCCGCCCGCAGCGAAGGGGGCGACTGCACCGCTACGGCCCCCTAGCTTTTCGGCGGTGCATCCAATTTCCCGAACGTCGCAGCCTCTTAAGAACATTGCGAAGCCATCGTAAGTCGGCATCTCTTTTGCAAATCTCCTGGTAGCTACCGCCCCCCACGGATCGAGGCTCCACCGGCGGGTGAGGTTTTGGTAGCGGGAAAGGAGGACGGTATGAGGCGAATCGCGTATTTTTTGTTGGCCTTCGTGCTGCTCGCCGCGCCGGTCTTGGCGCAGCAGCAGTACGGCTCCATCGCCGGCACGGTGGTGGACAACCAAAAACAGCCCCTACCAGGGGTGACGGTGACCTTGTCGGGTCCTGCCATGCAGGGCACCCGTGTGGCGGTCACCGACGCCCAGGGGCGTTTCCGCTTTGTTCCGGTTCCCCCGGGCAAGGACTACACGCTTAAGTTCGAGCTTTCGGGGTTCAACACGCTGGAACAAACCGGGATCATCGTGAACCTGGGCAAGGAAACCCCGATCCTCGCGGAAATGTCCCTCTCCCAATTCGCTGAGGCCATTACCGTGACCGCGGAAAAGATCGTGGTGGACACCACCAAATCCACCGTGGACACCACCGTGGACTG contains:
- a CDS encoding diguanylate cyclase domain-containing protein; translation: MVIVVLALWLILQRRRAQQAFSWPLIFTASFFFVTVLADVAVDLSLLPRPNIPAVVLYSAVGVLPFAFTLSFTLTTRWARLHAASLLPHLGLLPWTTFTHEVQKRLGTSPPSPFALALVRFSTAAGTPVDVETVVSRLRTHLRHCDLLARYSRKTVAILLDEQDEREALAYVERVRRALRQLPDRLLLRPTAGLAAFKPGRYATAEELVKAAEAALYAARSEGGDCTATAP